One segment of Allorhodopirellula heiligendammensis DNA contains the following:
- a CDS encoding MarR family winged helix-turn-helix transcriptional regulator, with translation METEPELPLALRAAYLALHRKTDARFTKLDVTADQFVLLTALSDGQVLTQRELAGRISSDPSTVRAMLVLLERKGFVKRDVHPTDLRAKAVSLTTVGKRMQKKLWKAGQPIRDEMYRCMSPDEADVLVTLLCKMACVLSDVSVPVQAPSKR, from the coding sequence ATGGAAACTGAACCAGAACTCCCCTTGGCGTTGCGTGCTGCGTACCTTGCTTTACACCGCAAAACCGATGCAAGATTTACGAAGCTCGATGTTACGGCTGATCAGTTTGTGCTGCTGACAGCTCTGTCGGATGGACAAGTATTGACTCAACGTGAATTGGCGGGTCGTATTTCCTCTGACCCCAGCACTGTTCGTGCGATGCTCGTTCTGCTCGAGAGAAAGGGGTTCGTCAAGCGTGACGTCCACCCCACGGATTTACGGGCTAAAGCCGTCTCCCTGACGACAGTTGGCAAGCGGATGCAAAAGAAGCTTTGGAAAGCTGGTCAACCCATTCGCGATGAGATGTACCGGTGCATGTCGCCGGACGAGGCGGATGTTCTGGTAACGCTGCTTTGCAAAATGGCATGTGTTTTGAGCGATGTGAGTGTACCCGTACAGGCTCCATCCAAACGGTAG
- a CDS encoding XylR family transcriptional regulator, with the protein MIRRSVALLIETSNGYSRGLLEGVIAYTQEHGNWSVYLTEQERGAPPPSWLQGWGGDGVIARIETDAIGRQLKRCGVPVVDLSAARQLKGVPWADTDDRAISQLAVDHFTQRGFRNLAYCGDAGFQWSSKRCLHFRGFAQSAGCLFYEHQSVARYEKTYNAVTEMGRIIDWIAILPRPVAIMGCYDFKAHEVLDACRQLNIDVPTEVAVLGVDNDRLICELSEPKLSSIIPDTKRTGYEAANLLDRMMSGEVVASDTPLITQPLGIHVRESTDTVAIADEEIAKALQYIRRHSSANLRVNDILQHIDLSRRAFEHRFSKWVGHTPHEEIQRVRMNRVKALLRDTELTLNQIAERMGFEHSEYLGAAFKREVGIAPSEYRKMQNVSS; encoded by the coding sequence ATGATTCGCAGATCGGTCGCACTGCTCATCGAAACCTCCAACGGCTACAGTCGTGGACTGCTGGAGGGCGTGATCGCTTACACTCAAGAACATGGCAATTGGTCGGTATATCTTACTGAACAAGAACGCGGTGCCCCCCCGCCCAGCTGGCTTCAAGGTTGGGGTGGGGACGGCGTCATTGCACGGATTGAGACGGATGCAATTGGCCGGCAACTCAAGCGATGTGGTGTTCCAGTTGTCGACTTGAGTGCGGCACGGCAACTCAAAGGAGTTCCCTGGGCGGACACGGACGATAGAGCGATTTCTCAGCTCGCAGTAGATCATTTCACGCAGCGCGGGTTTCGGAACCTTGCCTATTGCGGTGATGCTGGATTTCAGTGGTCCTCCAAGCGATGCCTCCATTTCCGAGGTTTTGCTCAATCTGCAGGCTGTCTGTTTTACGAGCATCAGTCGGTCGCACGTTACGAAAAAACTTACAATGCTGTGACAGAAATGGGACGGATTATCGATTGGATTGCAATCCTTCCACGACCCGTTGCGATTATGGGCTGTTATGACTTTAAAGCGCACGAAGTGCTTGACGCGTGCCGTCAATTGAACATTGACGTTCCAACTGAAGTAGCCGTGCTGGGCGTCGACAATGATCGCTTGATCTGCGAATTGTCAGAGCCCAAACTTTCAAGCATCATTCCGGATACGAAGCGAACGGGATACGAAGCTGCGAATTTGCTAGACCGCATGATGTCGGGCGAGGTTGTCGCATCAGACACACCGTTGATCACGCAGCCTTTAGGAATACACGTTCGCGAGTCGACTGATACCGTAGCGATCGCGGACGAAGAAATCGCCAAGGCACTCCAGTACATCCGGCGCCATAGTTCGGCCAACCTCAGAGTGAACGATATTCTTCAACACATTGACCTTTCGCGTCGAGCTTTCGAGCATCGGTTTAGTAAATGGGTTGGACATACCCCGCACGAAGAAATTCAGCGGGTTCGGATGAACCGTGTGAAAGCATTGCTTCGAGACACGGAATTGACTTTGAACCAGATTGCCGAGCGGATGGGATTTGAGCACTCAGAGTATTTAGGTGCTGCCTTCAAGCGAGAAGTCGGAATCGCACCTAGCGAGTATCGAAAAATGCAAAACGTCTCAAGCTAG
- the tsaD gene encoding tRNA (adenosine(37)-N6)-threonylcarbamoyltransferase complex transferase subunit TsaD: MADSGDDVLLAIESTCDETAAAVVSRGGRVLGECIATQEKLHERFGGVVPEIAARAHLERILPVIDTALTQAGIRGRDLHAIAVADRPGLAGSLLVGVVAAKSLALAWQKPLVAINHLHAHLYACQLSQSDANVYPAVGLIVSGGHTTLYLCHDPVDLEYLGGTIDDAAGEAFDKVAAMLSLGFPGGVEVARWAARGNDRAFAFPRSKQHDGSDDFSFSGLKTAVRYAIVGPGRQDFATLELSDQTKADVCASFEAAVVDVLVAKTRKAINRCGVRRLLVGGGVAANQRLRRDLATAAEQDDFEVVIAPPELCTDNAVMGAIAWKQIDRDDFATLDLDITPGLQRGF, translated from the coding sequence TTGGCCGATAGCGGCGACGATGTTCTGTTGGCGATTGAGTCAACCTGCGACGAGACAGCGGCCGCCGTGGTCAGCCGGGGTGGCCGCGTGCTCGGCGAGTGCATCGCCACGCAAGAAAAACTGCACGAGCGATTTGGCGGAGTCGTGCCTGAAATCGCCGCCCGGGCCCATCTCGAACGCATCCTACCGGTGATCGATACCGCCCTCACCCAAGCTGGGATCCGCGGCCGCGACCTGCATGCGATCGCCGTCGCCGATCGTCCGGGGCTGGCGGGCTCGCTGCTCGTCGGTGTCGTCGCGGCCAAGTCGCTGGCCCTAGCATGGCAGAAACCGCTTGTGGCGATCAACCATCTGCACGCCCATCTGTACGCGTGCCAGCTCAGCCAATCCGACGCCAACGTGTATCCGGCGGTAGGTCTGATTGTCAGCGGTGGGCACACAACGTTGTACCTCTGTCACGACCCTGTCGATCTGGAATATCTCGGTGGGACGATCGACGATGCCGCTGGGGAAGCATTCGATAAAGTCGCCGCGATGCTGTCACTCGGCTTTCCCGGCGGCGTCGAAGTCGCCCGCTGGGCCGCCCGGGGCAACGATCGGGCCTTCGCCTTCCCCCGCTCGAAACAGCACGATGGTTCGGACGACTTCAGTTTCAGCGGTCTGAAAACAGCCGTCAGGTACGCCATCGTCGGCCCGGGCCGACAAGATTTCGCGACACTGGAATTGAGCGACCAAACCAAAGCCGACGTGTGCGCTTCTTTCGAGGCTGCTGTCGTCGACGTGTTGGTTGCGAAAACCCGCAAAGCGATCAACCGCTGCGGTGTCCGTCGGTTACTCGTCGGCGGCGGTGTCGCGGCGAACCAGCGGTTGCGCCGTGACCTCGCCACTGCTGCGGAGCAGGACGACTTCGAAGTCGTGATCGCCCCGCCCGAACTCTGCACCGATAATGCCGTAATGGGCGCCATCGCCTGGAAACAAATCGACCGCGACGACTTCGCCACCCTCGATCTCGACATCACCCCCGGCCTCCAACGCGGGTTTTAA